The Ketogulonicigenium robustum nucleotide sequence TGCCCGCATACCGCGATCCGCGAGGATGCCTCGATCAATCTGGCCGCTGTCGCCGAAATGCGCACCCGCCACCCAGATCTGGATCTGGTGTTGATCGAAAGCGGTGGCGATAACCTGTCGGCAACGTTTTCGCCCGAACTGGCCGATGTCACCATCTATGTGATCGACGTGGCCGCGGGCGAGGAAATCCCCCGCAAGGGCGGCCCCGCCATCACGCGGTCGGATATTCTGATCATCAACAAAACCGACCTTGCCCCCTATGTCGGCGCATCATTGGATGTGATGGAACGCGACGCGACCCGCGTGCGGCAGGGCCGCCCGTTTGTCTTCACCAGCCTGCGCAAGGGCGAGGGGGTGGACGAGGTAATCCGCCTGCTGAAAGACATCGGTGGCCTGTGACGGGCGCGTGGATTGCACTTGACGGGCTGACCCGTCGCGGCTGGAAGATGCAGGGGGCCAGCGTCACCGGCACCTTCGCTTTGGATGCGGGGCTGCCCGATGGCGTGCCGGTTGTGGCCTGCGGCCTGTCCGGGCCGCTGCCCCGCGCGCTGCCCGCCAAACCGCTGGATGGGCTGGCGCTGCAAAACAACTGGGCGCTGGTGCCCGGCCTTGTGCAGCAAGACACCGGTGCCACCACGCTGGGCGAGGAGGCGCGCATCGCCGGTTGGCTGCGCGCGGCGGGCGACTGGGATGGCGCGATTTGTATTTGCCACGACCGCACACTCTGGGCCCATGTCAGCGCGGGCGAGGTTGTGGGCCTGCGCGCCAGCCTGACCGGCCGCATCGCCGACCTGCTGGACGAGGGGCAGGCCCCAGCTGACATTGATATGGTCGCGTTCGATACCGCGGTGCAGGATGGCTACGCTCGGCCCGAACAACTGCTGGCGCGGCTGGAAGGGGCGGCAAGCGTTAGCGCCACGCACGGCCTGCTGATCGGCGCCGATCTGGCAGGGGCCAAGCGCTGGTGGCTGGGGCAAGATATTGTCGTCATCGGCCCGCGCGCGGATATTTATGCCCGCGCGTTGCAGGGTTTGGGGGCCGCGCCGCGCACCGCGCCTGACGCAGAGACAACCTTGGCGGGGCTGATCGCCGCCGCCGCGCGCAAGGGGTAGATTATGGACCGTTTGGACGCCGACCGCTTGCTGGTTTCCGTCATCGACCTTGGCAGCTTCGCCCGCGCGGCCGAACGCCATAACGTCAGCCCGGGGCAGGCGTCCAAGGTGGTCTCGCGCCTCGAGTCTGACCTTGGCGTGCAACTGCTGACGCGCACCACGCGCGCCCTGTCGCTGACCGAGGCGGGCCAGACCTATGTCGAACGCATCCGCCGCGTGATCGAGGAAATCGACGCCATCGAATCGACGCTGCGTTCGAGCACGGGGCGACCGTCGGGGCGGCTGCGTGTCACCGCGCCGCTGACGTTCGGGGTCTCGACGCTGACGCCGATTCTGGTCGAATTTGCGCGCGCCTACCCCGAAATTGCGCTGGACGTCAGCTTTTCTGACCGTGTCACCAGCCTGGTGGACGAGGGGTTCGACGTCGCTGTGCGCATCGGCCATCCGGTCGACAGCAGCTTGATCGCGCGCAAGCTATGCGACATCCGCGTGGTGTTGGGCGCGGCGCCCGCCTATCTGGACCAGCACGGAACGCCCGCGCAGCCCTCGGCCTTGATCGGGCATGAATGTGTGATCGACGCGAATTTTTCGGACGCAACCCGTTGGCGGTTCAATACGCCGGACGGGCGGGTATCCGTGCCGGTGCAGGCGCGCATGACGCTGTCGAACGCCGAAAGCTGCGCCCGCGCGGCAGAACTGGGTATGGGCATCGCCCGCGTGCCCAGCTTTGTGGCGGGGCCGTTGGTGCAGCGCGGCGCGCTGGTTCCGCTATTGACCGATCAAGAAGACGACCCGATAGGCCTTTTCACGGTTTTCCCCGCCGGTCGCCACCAGCCGCTGAAGCTGCGCAGCTTTGTCGAGTTTCTGGCCGGTCGTTTCCGTGGTCAGCCCGAGTGGGAGCGCGGCTGGTAATTCGTTCCAATATGGAAACTTAATAGTCTCAATTGCATGACTTAATGCTTCTGATGCAATAGTCTATCTGTCGTTCAACAGTTAACGCGGTCAGCCCCACCAGCCCTGACAAGGGATGGGGCCTCTAGCGAGGAACGACAGAATGACGATTTCAAACCAAGCCCCAACCTTTGTCGGCGGGGTGACATTGACGGTCAAGGATCTGCCCACAGTTGCAGATTATTACCGCACGCTGCTGAACCTCGAGACGCATTCCAGCGATGGTGCCGAGGTTGTTCTGGGCGCCGACACCCCGTTCTTGACCTTGCGCGGCGACAAGTCCGCCCAAAACGCCGGCCCACGCCAGTCGGGCCTGTTCCACACCGCTTTCTTGCTGCCACAGCGCGCCGATCTGGGGCGCTGGGTGATGCACGCCATCGACAAGCGCATTGCCGTCGGCGGCGCGTCCGACCACGGCGTGAGCGAGGCGATCTACCTGACTGACCCCGAAGGCAACGGGATCGAGATTTACACCGACCGCGCCCATGCCGACTGGCCCTCGCAATCCGATGGCAGCCTCGACATGTATACCGAGGCGCTCAACGTGCAGGATCTGGTGCAAAGCGCCGGTAACAGCCGCTGGGCGGGCATCCCGCAGGGCAGCTATATCGGCCACGTCCATCTGCAAACGGCGATCTTGTCTGCCGCCGAAAACTTCTACGCCAAAGCCTTGGGGTTCGAGGTGACGACCCGCTATCCGGGTGCGATTTTCTATGGCTCGGGCGGCTATCACCACCATTTGGCATCGAACATCTGGAACAGCCGGAATTCGGCCCCCCGCACGGCCCACATGACCGGCCTGTCCGAGGTGCGCCTGCTGAACCAAACCCCCGCCGTTCAGGCCCAAATGGTTGCTGGTCTGCAAGCTGCCGGTGCCGAATTTGCCGAAACCGATGGTGCCATCCGCATCAGCGACCCCAGCAATACCCTGTTCGATATCCGCGTGAAGGAGGCCTAAGATGTTGGTGAATGGCAAATGGGATGCCGATTGGCAGCCGGTGCAGGCGACCGATAAAAAGGGCGGCTTCGTGCGCCAGATCTCGGGCTTTCGCAACTGGGTCACGGTTGACGGCAGCGCAGGCCCGACGGGCGAGGGCGGTTTTCAGGCCGAAGCTGGCCGCTATCACCTGTTCGTCGCGCTGATCTGCCCGTGGGCATCGCGCACGCTGATTGCGCGGGCGCTGAAGGGGCTGGAGGACGTGGTCACAGTCTCGATCGTCGAGCCCGAGCTGACGCGCGAGGGCTGGAAACTATCGGACGCCGCTTTGGCTGACGTCGAAACAGCCCAAGGCGCGACCTATCTGCACCAGATTTATACTGCGACCGATCCGGTTTACACGGGTCGCGCGACCGTGCCCGTCCTGTGGGACCGCAAGACACGCCGCATCGTGAACAATGAATCGGCCGACATCGTGCGGATGTTCAACACGGGCTTTGGCGCGCTTGCGAAAAACGACATCGACCTTTACCCCGCCGATATCGCGGCTGATATCGACGCGCTGAATGACTGGATCTACCCGCGCCTGAACAATGGCGTTTATTGCGCAGGCTTTGCCACCACGCAAGTCGCCTATGACGAAGCCTTTGCCGATGTTTTCACGGCGCTTGATGCGTTGGAAGATCGGCTGCTGGGCAAAGGCCCGTTCCTGTTCGGCGACCGCCTGACCGAAACCGACATCCGTGCCTTTGTCACTTTGGTGCGGTTCGATCTGGCCTACCACGGCCTGTTCAAAACCAACAAACGCGCGCTGACCAGCTATCCGGCGCTTTCAGCTTATCTTGAGCGTGTTTTGCAGGTGCCGGGGGTTGCGGCAACCGTTAGCCCCGACCATATCAAGCGGGGATATTATTCGATCAAAGCGCTTAATCCGAACGGCATCGTGCCTGATGGCCCCGATCTGCCGTGGATGCGCCTGTTGTAAAGGCGCGCGCAGTCTTTTCTTGTACTTGGGGCGATTTGGCCCGATTTTTGTAACGTCCCGCCCGTGACGGCCTGTTCTCCAGACAGGCAACGGGCATCATATTCGCCCTTTCCATCCCTTGGGCGGACATGAGGAAAGGCCGCCCTGTCTCCAGCAGGGCGGCCTGATGTTTTAGGCGACTTCTGCAAAAACCTTGTCGATGGCTTTTTCCAGCTTGCCGAACATCTCGTCCATCTGGGCGGGGGTGATGATGAACGGCGGGGCCAGCACGATGGATTGGCCAAGCGGGCGGCAGATCAGCCCTTGGTCGGTGCAGGCATTCGCGATGCGTTCCGATACCGACAGGCTGCTGTCAAAGGGGCGCTTGGTGTCTTTATCGGCTACGGCTTCCAGCGCGCCCATCAGGCCCTTGCCGCGCCATTCGCCAATGTTCGCCTTTTCGGCCAGATGGGCCATCCCGGCTTCGAACTGGGGCGTCAGCGCGCGGACGTTGTCCAGCAGGCCTTCGTTCAGGATCACGTCAATGGCCTTCAGCGCGATGGCGCAGCCGACGGGGTGGCCCGATGCGGTAAAGCCATGGGGGAATTCCTCGACCGCCTCGGACGCGTCTTGGATGCGCTGGGCCAATTCCGGCCCCAGAATGATAGCGCCCATCGGGAAGAAGCCCGCCGTGATGTTCTTGGACGAGATGATCGCATCAGGCTGGAAGTCATAGGTCTGGCAGCCCCAAACCTCGCCTGTGCGGCCGAAACCGGTGATGACCTCGTCCGCGATGAACGGAATGCCGTATTTCTTCAAAATCGGCTGGACGGCTTGGAAGTAACCCTTGGATGGCGGGATCGCGCCGCCCGCACCCATGACAGGTTCGGCAAAGAAACCGGCGATGGTCTCGGGGCCTTCGCGCAGGATCGTTTCTTCCAACTCGCGGGCAAGGCGGGCGGTGAACTGTTCCTCGGTCTCGTCCGCCGCGCCAAAACGCCAGTAGTGGGGGCAAGTCAGGTGGATGAAGCCGGGCAGGGGCAGGCCGAACGTTCCGACATAGGGCTTGCCCGTCATCGAGGCCGAGACCGCCGTCACCCCATGATACGCGTTCACCCGCGTCAGGATCTTGCGCCGCTCGGGCTGGCCTTCGTGGCGGAACATGAACCACAGCGCCTTGACCATCGTGTCATTCGCCTCGGATCCGGAGTTGGTGTAGAATACCTTGCCGCTGTCAAAGGGCGAGACCTCGATCAGCTTTTCGGACAGCAGCACCGTCTGGTCGGAAATGCGGCCAAAGAATGCGTGGTAACCCGGAAAGCGGTCGTATTGCGCCTTGGCCGCGTCGATCAGGCCTTGGTGGTCAAACCCCGCAACCATATTCCACAGGCCCGAATTGGCATCCAGATAGCTGCGTCCAGCGGTGTCGTAGATATATGGGCCTTTGCCGTGCGTGACGACGACCGCGCCGCGGCTGTGGATCGTGGGCAGATCGGTAAAGCCGTAAAGGTTGTGGCTGTCGGCGCGTGCTTCCCAGCTGTTGGGGCTGTTCGTGGGCATGGATGACCTCCTTTTGGTTGGTTCCAGCCTAGATCGGCGGTGGGCCGCGTTTCAACACCCCAAAACAGCGGCGATGCGCGGTATTTGCTGGTCTGCCCCCCGAAAATCCCGCTACAAGCTGCCTATAGGCAGGCAGGAGGATTGCTGATGCGCGTATTGGTAACAGGTGGTGCGGGCTATATCGGTAGCCATACTTTGGTCGAACTGGCCGCAATGGGGTATGAGGCCTGCGTGGTCGACAGCTATGCCAACAGCTCGCCCGTCGCGCTGGATCGCGTGCGCGAAATCACCAACGGCCATATCGAGGCGCATGACGTCGACATTCGCGACACTGCCGCGCTGACCGCTGTGGCGACCGCGTTCAAGCCCGATGCCGTGATCCATTTTGCGGGCCTGAAAGCGGTGGGCGAAAGCCGCACGCGCCCCGTCGATTATTACGATGTGAACGTGGCTGGCACCCTGTCGCTGCTGCGCGCGATGGAGGCTGCGGGCTGCGGCAAGATCGTCTTTTCATCATCCGCCACGGTTTATGGCGAGCCGCAGTCCCTGCCGATGACCGAGGATCACCCGCTGGCCCCGACCAATGTCTACGGCGCGACCAAATTCACCGCCGAACAGGCCCTGACCGCGTGGGCCGAAGCCGCGCCCGGGCGCACCTCGATTTTGCTGCGGTATTTCAACCCTGTCGGCGCGCATGATTCGGGCCGTATCGGCGAAGACCCCAAGGGCATCCCGAACAACCTGATGCCGTTCTTGGCGCAGGTCGCCACCGGCCGCCGCGAGAAGCTGGCGATTTTCGGCGATGATTATGCGACGATCGATGGCACCGGCGTGCGCGATTATATCCATGTGGTCGATCTGGCCCGTGCGCACGTCGCGGCGCTGAATTTCAACCAAGACGGGGCCGAGGCCTTCAACATCGGCACCGGCACCGGCTATTCCGTCAAGGAAATGCTGGGCGCGTTCTCGGCCACGGTTGGCCGCGATTTGCCCGCCGAAATCCACCCCCGCCGCGCCGGTGACGTGGCCGAGATGCGCGCCGATGCCACCAAAGCGGCCAATGTGCTGGGCTGGACGGCCGAATTCGGCCTGAAGGATATGACGGATAGCGTGTGGAAATGGCAGTCGGCCAACCCGATGGGCTACGGCGACCAAGACTAACCTAAAGGGTGCGGCGCGCCTTTAGCGCCGCACCAATCGTGCCTTCGTCCAGATAGTCCAGCTCGCCCCCAACAGGGACGCCTTGGGCCAGCGTTGTCACAGTGACGGCAGACAGGTGGTCGGCGATGTAATGGGCGGTGGTCTGGCCATCAATCGTGGCCCCCAGCGCCAAGATCACCTCTTGCACGTTTTCGGTCGTCACGCGGTCAATCAGGCGGGGGATGCGCAGCTCATCAGGGCCGACGGCGTCAATGGGCGACAGCGTGCCGCCCAAGACATGATAGCGCCCCTTGAAGGCGCCCGTGCGTTCCATTGCCCACAGGTCGTCAATGTCCTCAACCACGCAAATCTGGCCGTTTTGGCGGGCGACATCGGTGCAGATCGTGCAGAGATCGCCCGTGGTGAAGTTGCCGCAGTTCAGGCATTCACGCGCCGATTGTGCGACGGCCTGCATCGTATTGCCCAGCGGCACCATCAGCTGGCTGCGCTTTTTGATCAGATGCAACACCGCCCGCCGCGCAGAACGCGGCCCTAGGCCCGGAATGCGGGCCATCAACGCCATAAGGCGGGCGATGTCGCTATCGTCATCCATGCCTTAGAAAGGCAGTTTGAAATCGGGCGGCAGGCCAAGGCCGTCGGCCATGCGGCGCGTCTCGGCGGCCGAGCGCTCTTGCGCGCGCGACTGACCATCGCGGATGGCGGCCAAGATCAGATCCTCGACCACTTCCTTTTCGCTGGCGACCAGAATTGACGGGTCGATCGACAGCGATTTGATCTCGCCCTTGGCGGTCACGTTGACGCGCACAAGGCCGGCACCCGACTGGCCTTCGACCACGGTGTTTTCCAGTTCCTCTTGCAGGCGCGTCATTTTTTCCTGCATGTCTTGCGCGGTTTTCATCATCTTGGCCATATCGCCAAGACCGCCGAGGCCTTTGAACATGTTAACTTCCTTTTAGTCGTCTTCGAACGGGTCCCATTCATCCTCGACCTCGGGCAGGGCGTCCTGCGCGGCGGCTTGGGCTTTCTGGGCAACGGGGGTGACTTTGATGCTGGCACCGGGAAAGGCCAGCAGGGCGGCGGCCACCAGCGGATGCTGGGCGGCGCGGTCCTTTAGCGCGTTGTCGGCACTGTCGCGGGCCTCGGTAATGGTCGGGGCGCCGCCTTCGTTGACGATGATGACGGCCCAGCGGGCGTGCGTCCAGTTTTGCAGGCGCTGGGCCAAGCGGCCAGCAAGGTCGGGGGCCGCGTTGGGCGTCGGTTGAAATTCGATCCGTCCGGGCTGATAGCGGGCGATGCGCATGTTGCCTTCGACCTCGACCAGAAGGCGCATGTCGCGCTGGGCACGGATCAGGCCGACGACCGAATCAAAAGTCGCATATTGGGCCAGATAATCGGGTTGGCCCGCCAGTTGCGCCACAGGGCCACGCGGGGCGGAATGCGTGGCCATCGGCACGCCGCGTGCCTCGACACTACCGGACGGCGCGGGGGCAGGGCGGTATCCGCCGCCGCCACCGCCACCATTGGGGGGCGGCACCGGCATATCGCGCAGGCGCTCGACCAGTTCGGCGGGGCTGGGCAGGTCGGCCACATGGGTCAGGCGGATGATGGCCATTTCGGCGGCCATCATGCTGTTTGGCGCGGTGCCGACTTCCTCGAGCGCTTTCAGCAGCATCTGCCACATGCGGGTCAGAACACGCATGGCAATGGCATCGGCCATTGTGGTGCCACGGCTACGCTCGTCGGGCGGGATAGTGGGGTCGTCGGCAGCCTCGGGGGTGACTTTGATGACGGAAATCCAGTGCGCGATTTCGGCCAGATCACGCAAGATCGCCATCGGGTCGGCGCCGTCGGCGTATTGGGCCGACAGCTCGGCCAGCGCACCCGCAGCATCGCCGCGCAGGACCATGTCGAACAGATCCAACACGCGGCCGCGATCGGCCAGCCCCAGCATCATCCGCACCTGATCGGCGGTCGTCCCATCTTCAAGCCCCGTGCCGTGGCTGATGGCTTGGTCGAGCAAGCTGGTCGCGTCGCGGGCCGACCCTTCGGCGGCGCGGGTGATCAGCGCAAGGGCGTCATCGGTGATCGTCGCGCTTTCGCTGGTGGCGATTTTGCGCAGCAGGGCCATCATGACCTCGGGTTCGATCCGGCGCAGGTCGAAACGCTGGCAGCGCGACAGCACCGTGACAGGCACCTTGCGGATTTCGGTTGTCGCAAAGATGAACTTCACATGCTCGGGCGGCTCTTCCAGCGTTTTCAGCAACGCGTTGAAGGCGCTGGTCGACAACATGTGCACTTCGTCGATGATATAGATTTTGTAGCGTGCCGAGGCCGCGCGATAGTGGACGCTGTCGATAATCTCGCGGATGTCGTTCACGCCGGTGCGGCTGGCGGCGTCCATCTCTAGCACGTCGACGTGGCGCCCCTCGGTAATGGCGACGCAATGCTCGCACACGCCGCAGGGTTCGGTTGTGGGCCCGCCGGTGCCATCGGGGCCGATGCAGTTCAGACCCTTAGCGATGATCCGCGCTGTGGTGGTTTTACCGGTGCCACGAATGCCCGTCATAATAAAGGCTTGCGCGATGCGCCCTGACGCAAAGGCGTTCTTCAGCGTGCGCACCATCGCGTCCTGCCCGACCAGGTCGGCGAAGGTTTCGGGGCGGTATTTGCGCGCTAGAACGCGATATGCGGTAGGGGCGTTCATATCCTGCTCCGGTTCGGGGACGGTTCAACTTAACGCCCAGATGGTGGCGCGTAAACCATAGCTATGGGTTGGGCGGGGTATTATCAAAATCGCGCCGCATCAGGATTTCGTCATAGAGGCGGCCGTCCACCAGCAGCGCGCCGTGATCGCGTGCCCAAATGCGAAAGCCGTGGCGTTGGTAGAGCCGCAGCGCAGTCGCGTTGTCGGCCGCAACCGAGAGACGGATTTGCTGGCAGCGCGCGGCGCGGTTTGCAATCAGTGCTGCCATCAGCGCGTCTGCCGCGCCCTTGCCGCGGTGTTCTGGGCTGACGTAAATGCCCCAAATGGTGCTAATATGTGCGGTCTTTTGGCCAGTGTCGGCATAGACCCCGCCGATAGCGGCTAACGTGCCATCGCGCGTGAAAACGCCGTAGACGGTGCCGTTCGTCAGCCGCGCAGAAAAGAAATCGAGCTGCTGGCGTGATTCATAGGCGAAATCCGCGCCGAATGCGGTGGGGTGCGCGCGCAGGCCAGCCAAACGCAGGCGGCGAAAGGCCACCGCATCTGCGGCCACAAGTTGGCGCACCGATAGGCCCGCCTCGCGCATCATGTCTCGCAACGGCGGAAGATCAGCGTGCCGAATACGGGGTTGCGGTGGGGGTTGCCATCGCGCGGGTGATCCCGCCCGTTCAGCACCGGCACTTCCGACAGATCGAAGGGCGAATGCCCCGCAAGGCAGGCCAAATTCACCCCGAATTCATTGGGGCGCGAGCGGCGCTGATGGTGGGTGTAGATGCCGCATGCGCTGCAGAAGTAATGCTTGGCTTGCTGCGTGTTGAACGTATAGCACGACAGCGCGTCTTCGCCCTGCAAGATGGTGAATTCGTCCAGCCGGGTCGAGACAGCAACCGCACCGCGCATGGTGCAATAGCTGCAATTACAGCGCCTTGCGCTGGCAAGCCCGTCGCGCAAGTGCACACGAAAGCGCACCGCGCCGCAGTGGCACGATCCATCCAAACAAACATCAGTCATGAGGGTTTTCCTGTAGCCGCTGGCGGCAGGGCAAAGGTGAGAGGCTGGACACGACCCAGACGGGAATCGTTACGGCTGCTTCCTTCCGGACCTGACCGGGTTGGCGAGGCGCCTGCCCGCGCCAACCTCTCAGGCGGTGATATAGTCGCGCGCCAGCCGGTGCGCAAGGGTCAGATCAACCCTGCGGCCTTCGCACCTTCGGTCAAGTCGGGGGCGACGATATTGGCCCATTTGCCGCTGGCGGGGTGGATGTCGGGGATCTGCACAGTAAACAGACCGGCGGTAAAGGCGGATTCGGCACCGGTTTCGGAATCCTCGAAAGCGACACATTCCACCGGCTTCAGGCCCAGACGGTCGGCGGCCAGCAAGTAGGGATCGGGCGCGGGTTTGGGGTTTTGCACATCGTCAACCGGCACGATGACGTCGAAAAACCCCTCGAGCCCCGCTTTGGCCAGCTTTTCCAACGCCATCGTGCGATAGCTGGATGTGGCCAGCGCCAACAGGTAGCCTTTGTCTTTCAGCGTTTGCAGCAAGGCGGCAGCGCCCGGTTTGGTCGGCACGCCGTTGGCGCGTTGCTGGTCGATCCGTGCGCGCCACGCCAGCAGGAAATCGTCGGGGTCGACCTGCGCGGCCAGCGCGCGGTGCAAAATCGCGCGCCGCTCGATATCGTGGATGCCCGAGAGCGATTCGAACAGGGCCATGTCCCCCTCGACCCCCATGTCGGCCAGAACCGCCATGGCGGCGTGGTTGGCTTGGGCTTCGGTGTCGGTCAACGTTCCGTCTAGGTCAAAGACCACGCCCTTGAAGGCTTGTGTCATCGTCTGTTCCTTGTTTTTCGTCTTTCGAGGCGCGATTGATTTAATGCTGGGGAAAGAATGCAGCCGGCGTTTTCATCGCGGGCAGGGCGGACATGCGGTCGATCCAACGGCGCATCTTATCGGTAGCGGCAACGCCGATTTCGTCAACCCATTGGACATAGCCCCAAATGGCGCAATCGCCGACGCCGGGCTGGTCGCCGTGAAAGAAAGGGGCCTCGCCCAGCAGCTTGTCGAAGTTCTGCCGGTCGACATCATAGCGCGCATGCAACCAATCGAGCGACCCCGCAGGAAAGCCCGCGCCGTTAACTTTTGCGGCATAGCGGATCTGGGGGAGGCACATGCCGATACGGTTGGCTTCCCATACGATCAACTCGCGTGCGCGGCGCTGCCCTGCGGCACTTTCGCCGCCCAAGGTGCCGAAACGCGCGGCGATTTCCAGCAAAATCGCGCCCGATTGCACGTAAGGTGCATCGTCAATCAGCAGCAGCGGCACCTCGGCAAAGGGGCTGTTGGCCAGAAAGCGGGCGGGGCGCGTTTGCGGGTCGGCCCAGATGTCCACCAAGGTATTATCGTGGGCGATGCCCGCCAGATCCAGCGCAAGGGCGACCTTGCAGGCGTGGCCGGAATCGGGGTGACCGTAAAGGGTGATCTGTTGCATGCCGCGTTGCCCACTGTGCACTGTTTGTTGTCACTTATCATGCATTTATTACTGCGGTTGTGCTAGTCATCACGAATAGCTGAACTTTTCTGTAAATCGTTGCTGACCGGCCAGCGCAAATCAGTTAACCGATACCCAACGGTTAGGACGGGAGAAGGCCATGCAGTTTGTAGTGAACGACCACGTCGCGGTCGGCCCGCAGACATTGTTTGATCATATTAGCGATGTGGCGCTGCTGGAACAGATGGTCAAA carries:
- a CDS encoding GFA family protein, whose amino-acid sequence is MTDVCLDGSCHCGAVRFRVHLRDGLASARRCNCSYCTMRGAVAVSTRLDEFTILQGEDALSCYTFNTQQAKHYFCSACGIYTHHQRRSRPNEFGVNLACLAGHSPFDLSEVPVLNGRDHPRDGNPHRNPVFGTLIFRRCET
- a CDS encoding HAD family hydrolase, encoding MTQAFKGVVFDLDGTLTDTEAQANHAAMAVLADMGVEGDMALFESLSGIHDIERRAILHRALAAQVDPDDFLLAWRARIDQQRANGVPTKPGAAALLQTLKDKGYLLALATSSYRTMALEKLAKAGLEGFFDVIVPVDDVQNPKPAPDPYLLAADRLGLKPVECVAFEDSETGAESAFTAGLFTVQIPDIHPASGKWANIVAPDLTEGAKAAGLI
- a CDS encoding glutathione S-transferase family protein; this encodes MQQITLYGHPDSGHACKVALALDLAGIAHDNTLVDIWADPQTRPARFLANSPFAEVPLLLIDDAPYVQSGAILLEIAARFGTLGGESAAGQRRARELIVWEANRIGMCLPQIRYAAKVNGAGFPAGSLDWLHARYDVDRQNFDKLLGEAPFFHGDQPGVGDCAIWGYVQWVDEIGVAATDKMRRWIDRMSALPAMKTPAAFFPQH